CGCCGCCGTCGTCCGACCGCTGAATCAGTTGACCGAACCAGCCACTGCTCTGCGAGGCGTAGATGCGGTCGGGATTCAGCGGTGACCCCTTCAAGTGGTAGAGCTCCCAACCCGGGAAGTGCGGTTGCGAGACCTCCCAGCGCTTGCGCGCGCCATCGGAGTTGAGGATGAAGGCACCCTTCTTGGTGCCGACCAGCACGCGCACGCGGCTCATGGGGAGTTGTCCGGGAGGGGGGGTCAGCCGCGGCCGTCAGGCCGCGGCGGTGAACGGTGGTGAACGGTGAACGGTTTCGTAATGGGTGAAACGTGAGACGTGATTCGGGAATCTGGAAGGGGTGCCGGGGTCACGTCTCCCGTCTGACGTCTCACGTCTCACGCCTGTCCTACGTTTCAAATGTTTCAACCCGAAACTTCCAGCCTATCGCTCGCGTCGGGCCATTGTCGTTTTCCCCCGAGTCCTCAAATGACCAGGCAGGAGTTCGTCCAGCGGCTCCGTGATCGCGCCCTCGCCCTTCGTCCGTACCTCACGGTCCGACGAATCGGGGCGACGGTGGCGGTCGGCATGGCGGTTGGCACCCTCTTTCTCGGCACCGAGGCGATGGTGCGAGCGCGTCTCGGCCGCCCGGAGAGTCGGTTGCCGACGGCGCTCTACTCCCGTCCAGTCCCGTGGGGCGTCGAGGAGGCGTCGGAGTCCTCGCCGTCGCCGATCGCGCCGCTGGAAGGCACCGCCCTCGAGGCCCGGCTTCCGGTGCGTCTTGCCTCGGTCCCCCCGGCACTGGTCCAGGCGGTGCTCGCCGTCGAGGATCAGCGCTTCTACGATCACGACGGGGTCGACCTGCGGCGCATCGGTGGCGCCTTCCTCGCCAACGTGAAGGCGGGCGGGATCGCGCAGGGCGGCAGCACCATCACCCAGCAGCTGGCCAAGAATCTCTTCCTCTCGGCCAATCGCACCCCTGGGCGCAAGCTGCGCGAGCTGGCGTTCGCGACCGTGCTGGAGTTCCGCTACGACAAGGCGACCATCCTCGAGGCGTACCTCAACGAGATCTACCTCGGGCAGGATGGCAGCCGGGCGATCCATGGCGTCGGCGCCGCGGCGCGCGCCTACTTCGGCAAGGACGTTCGGAAGCTCTCGCTCGCGGAATCGGCGCTGCTGGCCGGGATGATCCACGCCCCGAATCGCCATACGCCGACGCGGCACGCCGACGCGGCGCGCGATCGGCGCAATCTCGTGCTCGGATTGATGGCGGAGCAGGGACGCATCTCGGAGGCTGCCAAGGAGCGGGCACAGGGGAGCCGCATCATCACCCGGCCATCCTCGGTGAGCCAGATGGTCGATGGTCGCTACTTCCGCGACGCGGCGATCGCCTCGTTGCCGACGTCGCTGCCGCCACGTGGCGGGGCGGTCTACACCACCCTCGACGCCCGACTGCAACAGGCGGCGCAACGGGCCGTGCGGCGCGGCGTGTCGCGGCTCCCGCTGCCCGGGGTCGAGGCGGCGCTGGTGGCGATCGATCCGCGGAGCGGTGAAGTGCTCGCACTGGTCGGCGGCCGAGACTACGCGTTGTCGCAGTACAATCGGGCCACGGACGCGCGCCGCCAGCCAGGGAGCGCCTTCAAGCCGATCGTGGCGCTGGCCGCCCTGGGGCGGCGCGGCGACGACGCGCCGGCCTTCACCCTCGCCTCGCTCGTCGACGACACTCCGCTCTCGCTGAAGACGCCGCGCGGCATGTGGCAGCCCAGCAACTACGACGGCGACTTTCGCGGCCCGGTGACGGTGCGCACGGCGATGGAGCAGTCACTGAATGTCCCGTTCGTGCGCATCGGGCTGGAAGTGGGACCGGCGAAGATTGCCGCGACGGCGAAGCAACTCGGCATCACCTCGCCAATGCCGTTGGTGCCGAGTCTCGCGCTCGGCAGTGCGGAGGTGTCACTGCTGGAATTGGTTCGTGCGTATGGCGTCCTTGCCAACAGCGGTTCGCTGGCCGCGACGCGGATGGTGCTGAGTACGACGAAGCGTGGCGATGCACCGCCGTCGGCGAATGCCGCGTCCGTGACGAACGTGGCCGATCCGGCCACGGCATGGCTGGTGACGTCCGCATTGCAGGGCGTGGTGGATCACGGGACCGGCGCGGGTTTGCAGGAGCGGATCAACACCAGCGGGCTCGCCGGCAAGACCGGCACCTCGAGCGATTGGAAGGACGCCTGGTTTGTCGCCTACGCGCCGAATCTCGTCGTCGGCGTCTGGGTCGGCTACGACGACGGTCGGTCGCTGCACACGACCGGCGCTGGCGCCGCGCTGCCGATTGCGGGCGACTTTCTCGAGGCGGCCTTCTCGGAGAGCGACCCCGACGAGTTCGAGCGGCCGGAGGGAATCACTGAAGGGCATGCAGGCGCGGCCCCCGGCGAATGGAGCGACGGCTGCGGCACCACCGAGTATTTCCTCGAAGGGACGGAGCCGAGCGAGCACGACTGCCTCTACATCGACGTCCCGGAGATGCCGGGGCTGGACGAGGTGCGCGGCGCCTTGCAACGCCGCGCCGAACGGTTGCTCGGAGCGTTGATCGCACGGGGCTTCGAGCAGCGGCGCGGTCGGCGGTGAACGCGGCCGCGCTGCGGTCGGTCTATTTCGCCTTGAAGGCCCGTTCCAGTGCCTTCTTGCCGCCGACCACCGGAATCGTCACGCTGGTGTGATCGAGGTCGACGGTGAGCTCGGTGCCCGCCGCCGGCCAGAGCGTGAAGTCGCGGTCGCTAGACATGATCATCACCGCGATCCGCTTGCCGGCCGGGATGATCTGGTCGTCCGGTTCGAGGTCGAAGGTCAGGTCGACGAACTGACCGGGCACCGGCGGAGTGCCGCGGTCGAGCGAGTGATAGTCGCCGCCCGTCGTCAACTGCTTCCAATTCTGCGGATCGGCCCAGCCGCGCGTGATCAGGGACGTGAGAGCGTTCGGCGCCTCCGTCCACGGCAACGACACCATCCACACCGAGAGATTGCCGGCGGGCTTGTTCAGCGCCATCCGAATGCGCACCTGCGTCGTCCCCGAGAGGTGCACCGCTTCGCTCAGGATCGGCGTGGCATAGATCAACCGATTGGGCGAATCTGCCGCCTTGGCCAACACCCCACCACTGAACTCCACGTTGTCGACCAGCGTCTCGCGGCCTTGCCCGCCGCCGGGCTGCAGGGCGAGCGTGCCGGCCGTCTTGCCGCCCCGCCCGAGCCCCAGCGTCACCGCCTTGGCGTCGGGATTCGGGAAGTCGCGGTACGGTGTCGGCGCCTGCATCGACGCGCCTTCGCGCACGATGAACGCCTTCGGGTCGCGCTCCACGCCGTTCTCGATGCCGAAGAGATAGCGCGTGAACCAGCGGTTCATCAGCACCATCGGCGGTTCGCCGCCGTGGCCGCCCTGATGGTAGTACTGCTGCACCGGCACCTTGTTCTGCTTGAGCACCTCGACGATGCGCTGGCTGTGCTCCGGCACGACGTTCCAGTCGTTGAAGGCGTGCGCCATCAGCGTCGCCGCGCGGATCTTGCCGGCCTTGGTCCGCAGGTCGCGATTGGCCCAGAAGGCGTTGTAGTCGCCCGTGGTGCGATCACGGCCGGTGGCCATCATGCCGTCACGGTAGGTGGCGTTGCAGTACGCGCGCGTCGCCGGGTTGCCGCTGTTGACGAAGTCGTAGAGGAAGTCGATGTCCTCGCCGAGCCAGCCGCCGGGATGGCGCACCAGGCCGTGCGAGCGGTAGTAGTGCCAATAGGAGGTGTTCGGCGCAACCGGGATGATCGCCTCGAGTCCCTCGACACCGGTCGTCGCCGCCGCCACGGGGATGGTGCCGTTGTACGACGTGCCGGTCATCCCGACCTTGCCGGTGGTCCAGGTGGCGCGGACCTCCTCGGTGCCGGTTGGCGTGGTGTAGCCCTTGGCGCGGCCGTTGAGCCAATCGATCACCGCCTTCGGTGCCAGTTCCTCAGGCGGCCCGCCGACGGTGACGCACCCTTGCGAGAGGCCGGTCCCCGGCGCCTCGGAGTGGACCACCGCGAAGCCGCGTGGGACCCACGTGCGCACGAACGACGGCGAGATCATCGCCTTGCTCGGCACGTACTCGATCTGGGGCTGCGAGGTCCGCCTCGGCGGCGTCGCACCGACTTCCTGCTTCACGTCCCAGAGAAACTGCCGCGCTCCCGACGTGCGCGAGTAGTAGGGCGACGACTCGTAGATCACCGGGACCTTGAGCCCTTCCGTCTCGGTCTGCCGCTGGCGCGTCACGTCGACGAACATCCGGTCGCGCTTGCCGTCGCCGTCCGAGTCGAACTCGGTCTCGACCCAGAGGGTCTGGCGAATCCACTGCGTGGTGTCAGCAAAGCCGGGGACAATCTGCGCCTGCCCCCCGATGAAGACCGGGACGGTCTTTGCCTGCTGGGCAGGGAGGCTTGATGCGAGGGCGAGCGTCGCGGCGAGGAGCGCGGCGGCGCGGCAGCGTGCGGGGCGAGGGGACATGGGCGTCACCGGGCGAAACGTGGGCCG
The Gemmatimonadota bacterium DNA segment above includes these coding regions:
- a CDS encoding PBP1A family penicillin-binding protein; translation: MTRQEFVQRLRDRALALRPYLTVRRIGATVAVGMAVGTLFLGTEAMVRARLGRPESRLPTALYSRPVPWGVEEASESSPSPIAPLEGTALEARLPVRLASVPPALVQAVLAVEDQRFYDHDGVDLRRIGGAFLANVKAGGIAQGGSTITQQLAKNLFLSANRTPGRKLRELAFATVLEFRYDKATILEAYLNEIYLGQDGSRAIHGVGAAARAYFGKDVRKLSLAESALLAGMIHAPNRHTPTRHADAARDRRNLVLGLMAEQGRISEAAKERAQGSRIITRPSSVSQMVDGRYFRDAAIASLPTSLPPRGGAVYTTLDARLQQAAQRAVRRGVSRLPLPGVEAALVAIDPRSGEVLALVGGRDYALSQYNRATDARRQPGSAFKPIVALAALGRRGDDAPAFTLASLVDDTPLSLKTPRGMWQPSNYDGDFRGPVTVRTAMEQSLNVPFVRIGLEVGPAKIAATAKQLGITSPMPLVPSLALGSAEVSLLELVRAYGVLANSGSLAATRMVLSTTKRGDAPPSANAASVTNVADPATAWLVTSALQGVVDHGTGAGLQERINTSGLAGKTGTSSDWKDAWFVAYAPNLVVGVWVGYDDGRSLHTTGAGAALPIAGDFLEAAFSESDPDEFERPEGITEGHAGAAPGEWSDGCGTTEYFLEGTEPSEHDCLYIDVPEMPGLDEVRGALQRRAERLLGALIARGFEQRRGRR
- a CDS encoding Xaa-Pro dipeptidyl-peptidase — translated: MSPRPARCRAAALLAATLALASSLPAQQAKTVPVFIGGQAQIVPGFADTTQWIRQTLWVETEFDSDGDGKRDRMFVDVTRQRQTETEGLKVPVIYESSPYYSRTSGARQFLWDVKQEVGATPPRRTSQPQIEYVPSKAMISPSFVRTWVPRGFAVVHSEAPGTGLSQGCVTVGGPPEELAPKAVIDWLNGRAKGYTTPTGTEEVRATWTTGKVGMTGTSYNGTIPVAAATTGVEGLEAIIPVAPNTSYWHYYRSHGLVRHPGGWLGEDIDFLYDFVNSGNPATRAYCNATYRDGMMATGRDRTTGDYNAFWANRDLRTKAGKIRAATLMAHAFNDWNVVPEHSQRIVEVLKQNKVPVQQYYHQGGHGGEPPMVLMNRWFTRYLFGIENGVERDPKAFIVREGASMQAPTPYRDFPNPDAKAVTLGLGRGGKTAGTLALQPGGGQGRETLVDNVEFSGGVLAKAADSPNRLIYATPILSEAVHLSGTTQVRIRMALNKPAGNLSVWMVSLPWTEAPNALTSLITRGWADPQNWKQLTTGGDYHSLDRGTPPVPGQFVDLTFDLEPDDQIIPAGKRIAVMIMSSDRDFTLWPAAGTELTVDLDHTSVTIPVVGGKKALERAFKAK